One window from the genome of Macaca fascicularis isolate 582-1 chromosome 7, T2T-MFA8v1.1 encodes:
- the COQ6 gene encoding ubiquinone biosynthesis monooxygenase COQ6, mitochondrial isoform X6: MFDKDNLDDMGYIVENDVIMHALTKQLEAVSDRVTVLYRSKAIRYTWPCPFPMADSSPWVHITLGDGSTFQTKLLIGADGHNSGVRQAAGIQNVSWNYDQSAVVATLHLSEATENNVAWQRFLPSGPIALLPLSDTLSSLVWSTSHEHAAQLVSMDEEKFVDAVNSAFWSDADHTDFIDTAGAMLQYAVGLLKPTKVSARQLPPSVARVDAKSRVLFPLGLGHAAEYVRPRVALIGDAAHRVHPLAGQGVNMGFGDISSLAHHLSTAAFNGKDLGSMSHLTGYETERQRHNTALLAATDLLKRLYSTSAAPLVLLRTWGLQATNAVSPLKVHWTF, encoded by the exons ATGTTTGATAAGGATAATTTAGATGATATGGGCTATATTGTGGAGAATGATGTCATCATGCATGCTCTCACTAAGCAGCTGGAGGCTGTGTCTG ACCGAGTGACGGTTCTCTACAGGAGCAAAGCCATTCGCTATACCTGGCCTTGTCCATTTCCTATGGCAGACTCCAGCCCTTGGGTTCATATTACCCTAGGTGATGGCAGCACCTTCCAGACCAAATTGTTG ATAGGTGCAGATGGTCACAACTCCGGAGTACGGCAGGCTGCTGGAATCCAGAATGTGAGCTGGAACTATGACCAGTCTGCTGTTGTGGCTACTCTGCATTTATCAGAG GCCACAGAAAACAACGTAGCCTGGCAGAGATTTCTTCCCTCTGGGCCTATTGCTCTGCTCCCG CTTTCAGACACCTTGAGTTCCTTGGTTTGGTCTACGTCCCATGAACATGCAGCACAGCTAGTTAGCATGGATGAGGAAAAATTTGTGGATGCCGTTAACTCTGCCTTC TGGAGTGATGCTGACCACACGGACTTCATCGACACAGCTGGTGCCATGCTGCAATATGCTGTCGGCCTTCTGAAGCCCACGAAGGTCTCGGCTCGCCAGCTGCCCCCAAGCGTAGCCAGGGTGGATGCCAAAAGCCGAGTTCTGTTTCCTCTTGGGTTGGGACATGCTGCTGAGTACGTCAGGCCTCGGGTGGCGCTCATTGG GGACGCAGCCCACAGAGTCCATCCGCTTGCAGGACAGGGTGTCAACATGGGCTTTGGGGATATCTCCAGCTTGGCCCATCACCTCAGTACGGCAGCCTTCAATGGGAAGGACTTAG gttccaTGAGCCACCTCACAGGTTATGAAACGGAAAGACAGCGTCACAACACTGCTCTTCTGGCTGCTACAGACTTACTAAAAAGGCTCTATTCTACCAGTGCCGCCCCACTTGTGTTGCTCAGGACATGGGG
- the COQ6 gene encoding ubiquinone biosynthesis monooxygenase COQ6, mitochondrial isoform X8: protein MIWAILWRMMSSCMLSLSSWRLCLIGADGHNSGVRQAAGIQNVSWNYDQSAVVATLHLSEATENNVAWQRFLPSGPIALLPLSDTLSSLVWSTSHEHAAQLVSMDEEKFVDAVNSAFWSDADHTDFIDTAGAMLQYAVGLLKPTKVSARQLPPSVARVDAKSRVLFPLGLGHAAEYVRPRVALIGDAAHRVHPLAGQGVNMGFGDISSLAHHLSTAAFNGKDLGSMSHLTGYETERQRHNTALLAATDLLKRLYSTSAAPLVLLRTWGLQATNAVSPLKVHWTF from the exons ATGATATGGGCTATATTGTGGAGAATGATGTCATCATGCATGCTCTCACTAAGCAGCTGGAGGCTGTGTCTG ATAGGTGCAGATGGTCACAACTCCGGAGTACGGCAGGCTGCTGGAATCCAGAATGTGAGCTGGAACTATGACCAGTCTGCTGTTGTGGCTACTCTGCATTTATCAGAG GCCACAGAAAACAACGTAGCCTGGCAGAGATTTCTTCCCTCTGGGCCTATTGCTCTGCTCCCG CTTTCAGACACCTTGAGTTCCTTGGTTTGGTCTACGTCCCATGAACATGCAGCACAGCTAGTTAGCATGGATGAGGAAAAATTTGTGGATGCCGTTAACTCTGCCTTC TGGAGTGATGCTGACCACACGGACTTCATCGACACAGCTGGTGCCATGCTGCAATATGCTGTCGGCCTTCTGAAGCCCACGAAGGTCTCGGCTCGCCAGCTGCCCCCAAGCGTAGCCAGGGTGGATGCCAAAAGCCGAGTTCTGTTTCCTCTTGGGTTGGGACATGCTGCTGAGTACGTCAGGCCTCGGGTGGCGCTCATTGG GGACGCAGCCCACAGAGTCCATCCGCTTGCAGGACAGGGTGTCAACATGGGCTTTGGGGATATCTCCAGCTTGGCCCATCACCTCAGTACGGCAGCCTTCAATGGGAAGGACTTAG gttccaTGAGCCACCTCACAGGTTATGAAACGGAAAGACAGCGTCACAACACTGCTCTTCTGGCTGCTACAGACTTACTAAAAAGGCTCTATTCTACCAGTGCCGCCCCACTTGTGTTGCTCAGGACATGGGG
- the COQ6 gene encoding ubiquinone biosynthesis monooxygenase COQ6, mitochondrial isoform X5: protein MFDKDNLDDMGYIVENDVIMHALTKQLEAVSDRVTVLYRSKAIRYTWPCPFPMADSSPWVHITLGDGSTFQTKLLIGADGHNSGVRQAAGIQNVSWNYDQSAVVATLHLSEATENNVAWQRFLPSGPIALLPLSDTLSSLVWSTSHEHAAQLVSMDEEKFVDAVNSAFWSDADHTDFIDTAGAMLQYAVGLLKPTKVSARQLPPSVARVDAKSRVLFPLGLGHAAEYVRPRVALIGDAAHRVHPLAGQGVNMGFGDISSLAHHLSTAAFNGKDLGSMSHLTGYETERQRHNTALLAATDLLKRLYSTSAAPLVLLRTWGLQATNAVSPLKEQIMAFASK, encoded by the exons ATGTTTGATAAGGATAATTTAGATGATATGGGCTATATTGTGGAGAATGATGTCATCATGCATGCTCTCACTAAGCAGCTGGAGGCTGTGTCTG ACCGAGTGACGGTTCTCTACAGGAGCAAAGCCATTCGCTATACCTGGCCTTGTCCATTTCCTATGGCAGACTCCAGCCCTTGGGTTCATATTACCCTAGGTGATGGCAGCACCTTCCAGACCAAATTGTTG ATAGGTGCAGATGGTCACAACTCCGGAGTACGGCAGGCTGCTGGAATCCAGAATGTGAGCTGGAACTATGACCAGTCTGCTGTTGTGGCTACTCTGCATTTATCAGAG GCCACAGAAAACAACGTAGCCTGGCAGAGATTTCTTCCCTCTGGGCCTATTGCTCTGCTCCCG CTTTCAGACACCTTGAGTTCCTTGGTTTGGTCTACGTCCCATGAACATGCAGCACAGCTAGTTAGCATGGATGAGGAAAAATTTGTGGATGCCGTTAACTCTGCCTTC TGGAGTGATGCTGACCACACGGACTTCATCGACACAGCTGGTGCCATGCTGCAATATGCTGTCGGCCTTCTGAAGCCCACGAAGGTCTCGGCTCGCCAGCTGCCCCCAAGCGTAGCCAGGGTGGATGCCAAAAGCCGAGTTCTGTTTCCTCTTGGGTTGGGACATGCTGCTGAGTACGTCAGGCCTCGGGTGGCGCTCATTGG GGACGCAGCCCACAGAGTCCATCCGCTTGCAGGACAGGGTGTCAACATGGGCTTTGGGGATATCTCCAGCTTGGCCCATCACCTCAGTACGGCAGCCTTCAATGGGAAGGACTTAG gttccaTGAGCCACCTCACAGGTTATGAAACGGAAAGACAGCGTCACAACACTGCTCTTCTGGCTGCTACAGACTTACTAAAAAGGCTCTATTCTACCAGTGCCGCCCCACTTGTGTTGCTCAGGACATGGGG
- the COQ6 gene encoding ubiquinone biosynthesis monooxygenase COQ6, mitochondrial isoform X7 produces the protein MIWAILWRMMSSCMLSLSSWRLCLIGADGHNSGVRQAAGIQNVSWNYDQSAVVATLHLSEATENNVAWQRFLPSGPIALLPLSDTLSSLVWSTSHEHAAQLVSMDEEKFVDAVNSAFWSDADHTDFIDTAGAMLQYAVGLLKPTKVSARQLPPSVARVDAKSRVLFPLGLGHAAEYVRPRVALIGDAAHRVHPLAGQGVNMGFGDISSLAHHLSTAAFNGKDLGSMSHLTGYETERQRHNTALLAATDLLKRLYSTSAAPLVLLRTWGLQATNAVSPLKEQIMAFASK, from the exons ATGATATGGGCTATATTGTGGAGAATGATGTCATCATGCATGCTCTCACTAAGCAGCTGGAGGCTGTGTCTG ATAGGTGCAGATGGTCACAACTCCGGAGTACGGCAGGCTGCTGGAATCCAGAATGTGAGCTGGAACTATGACCAGTCTGCTGTTGTGGCTACTCTGCATTTATCAGAG GCCACAGAAAACAACGTAGCCTGGCAGAGATTTCTTCCCTCTGGGCCTATTGCTCTGCTCCCG CTTTCAGACACCTTGAGTTCCTTGGTTTGGTCTACGTCCCATGAACATGCAGCACAGCTAGTTAGCATGGATGAGGAAAAATTTGTGGATGCCGTTAACTCTGCCTTC TGGAGTGATGCTGACCACACGGACTTCATCGACACAGCTGGTGCCATGCTGCAATATGCTGTCGGCCTTCTGAAGCCCACGAAGGTCTCGGCTCGCCAGCTGCCCCCAAGCGTAGCCAGGGTGGATGCCAAAAGCCGAGTTCTGTTTCCTCTTGGGTTGGGACATGCTGCTGAGTACGTCAGGCCTCGGGTGGCGCTCATTGG GGACGCAGCCCACAGAGTCCATCCGCTTGCAGGACAGGGTGTCAACATGGGCTTTGGGGATATCTCCAGCTTGGCCCATCACCTCAGTACGGCAGCCTTCAATGGGAAGGACTTAG gttccaTGAGCCACCTCACAGGTTATGAAACGGAAAGACAGCGTCACAACACTGCTCTTCTGGCTGCTACAGACTTACTAAAAAGGCTCTATTCTACCAGTGCCGCCCCACTTGTGTTGCTCAGGACATGGGG